A section of the Methanocaldococcus sp. FS406-22 genome encodes:
- a CDS encoding formate/nitrite transporter family protein translates to MFNPPAKSVEMAANAGEYKANLPWNQLFVRGIMGGAYIAMGAGLCTVCSTGVAQTLGVGVAKLIGGAVFPVGLILIILTGMELVTGDMMLLPLAILKRKATFAQLLKVWFWVYIGNLVGSLIYALIMAYGPLRTFKNGEWVVNSFGQTAIKIAEVKVLPYISGGAMGWLSCLIKGIGCNWLVNLAVMGSFAASSVIGKFFMIWFPIMTFVASGFEHCVANMYFIPAGMLLGAKVTAVDWWLWNELPATIGNIIGAVIFVAMVYWYAYGKDV, encoded by the coding sequence ATGTTCAATCCACCAGCTAAATCTGTTGAAATGGCGGCGAATGCTGGAGAATACAAGGCGAATCTCCCATGGAATCAGTTGTTTGTTAGAGGGATAATGGGAGGAGCCTATATTGCAATGGGAGCTGGGTTATGCACTGTCTGTTCAACTGGAGTGGCTCAAACTTTGGGTGTTGGAGTGGCAAAGCTCATTGGAGGAGCTGTCTTCCCAGTTGGACTGATTCTAATTATCTTAACTGGAATGGAGCTTGTTACTGGAGATATGATGCTACTGCCATTGGCAATATTGAAAAGAAAAGCAACATTTGCTCAACTGCTAAAGGTCTGGTTCTGGGTGTATATTGGAAACTTGGTTGGCTCTCTAATATACGCACTAATCATGGCTTATGGGCCTCTAAGAACATTTAAAAATGGAGAGTGGGTCGTTAATTCATTTGGACAGACGGCAATTAAGATTGCCGAGGTAAAAGTCCTCCCATACATATCTGGAGGGGCTATGGGTTGGCTTTCATGTCTAATCAAAGGTATTGGCTGTAACTGGCTCGTTAATCTTGCAGTCATGGGTTCATTCGCGGCATCGAGCGTTATTGGAAAGTTCTTCATGATTTGGTTCCCAATCATGACATTCGTTGCTTCAGGGTTTGAACACTGTGTGGCGAACATGTATTTCATCCCAGCAGGAATGTTGTTGGGTGCTAAGGTAACTGCAGTCGATTGGTGGCTTTGGAACGAACTTCCAGCTACAATTGGAAATATCATTGGGGCAGTGATATTCGTGGCAATGGTGTATTGGTATGCCTATGGTAAAGATGTCTAA
- a CDS encoding selenium-binding protein produces the protein MSKEIIITTTHEIPGIEICLKDVIFEAIEGTNVEELIAKMKEKVKAKNLDGILGFRIVSVVEEGKIKLIGYGSGFEIIKSQWAVY, from the coding sequence ATGAGCAAAGAAATAATCATAACAACAACACACGAAATCCCAGGAATAGAGATATGCCTAAAAGATGTTATTTTTGAAGCTATTGAAGGAACAAACGTTGAAGAACTTATAGCTAAAATGAAAGAAAAAGTTAAAGCAAAAAATTTAGATGGAATATTGGGATTTAGGATTGTTTCAGTTGTTGAAGAGGGGAAGATAAAACTTATAGGCTATGGAAGTGGATTCGAGATTATCAAGAGCCAGTGGGCAGTATATTAA